GATCGAGATAACGAGCAGGATCGCGACACCGATGCTGCCAAATATTGCCATCTCGGTTGATGGTTTTTGAAATTCAAGGTAGGTTATCGGGTTCATTCCTTCCACCCCCTTGTTATAAGCCAGGTGCCAATAAACGTCATGAGAAAGAGTCCGATGATCAAGACCCACCATACGTACCATGGATGCATTAAGACCGATGCATCAGGAAGCGTAACAGGCGGTAAAACTGCTGCTGTTGGCTGCATAATAACCCCCTTTGCGTTTTTAAAAACACATATCCCTTAATGAAGGTAAATCCCACCTCCTTTCGGCAAATTTTTTTTAAAAGAGGACACGTTAAAAATAGAAACCGTTGTTGTTGCACCAACGGTAAAGATATAGTGGTGAACTTGATGTTCCAAACGCCCCCTTCCCCTTTATAATAATAAATCATAGTGTTCTAAGGAAAAAAGTCAAGAAAAAAATCCTCGCCCTGAGCCGCGCAGAATAAGACCAGCAAAGGAACTATGCTACATATCAACGGGATGTGGCAACATTGTACCAAAAAGCATTTGCGCCACCGCCGACCGCGGGATGCCCTAGAGCCTTACTGATACGGTTTTTGAGATGCCCTGTTCCTCCATGGTTATGCCGTATATCATGTCGGAATATTCCATGGTTATCCTGTTGTGGGTGATGAAGATGATCTGTGATTTGAGACTCATGCCCCGTATAATGTCGAGGAGGCCCGCGAGGTTCGCGTCGTCGAGGGGAGCGTCTATCTCGTCCATGAGGGCGAAGGGGCTTGGCTTTGTGTCCATCAGTGCCAGAAGGAACGCAAGCGATATGAGGGCCTTTTCACCGCCGGACAGAAGCTCCATCCTGGTGACCTTTTTCCCGGGAGGCTGGACGAAGAGATCGACGCCGGCCTGTTCCGCGTTGATCGCCAGGTATCCCTTGCCGCCCTTGAAAAGAAGATCGGTGAACCGGATGAAGGCGGTGTTGACCTTGTCGAAGGTTTCCGTGAAAAGTTCCCTGGTGAACTGGTCGATCTTCGTTATCGTCTTTTTGAGGGATTCCATCGCGGCGATGAGGTCTTCCTTCTGTTTGTCCAGGAAAGATATCCGCTCCCTCAATTCAAGATATTCCTTTTCGGCCCTGAAATTGATCTCCCCCATCCCGGCGATCCTTTCGGTGAGCGATTCCCGTTCTTCCTCAATATTTGCAGGCAGCTGTACCGATATCTCGTCCGGTTCTCCGATATTGTATGTATCTCTCAGGTGTTCGATTATGGTCAGGCGTTTTTCCTCGAGAACGGCCAGATCTTTTTCGGCATTCTCTTTTCTGGCGCGGACCCTTTCCATCTCCTTCGCGGCGGCATCGATGGATTCCTGGAGCGTCTGTTTCTGAGCGTGGAGAGTGCCGAGCATTGTCTTGAGCTCTTCGTATCTCGCGACATGTTTCTGCAGTTCCGATCGAAGCTCGTCGTAGGAGCGTTCAAGGTATTTCGTCTTCTGGGTGCGGCCCTCGATATCGTGCTCTATCGCGGCGAACCTTTCCTTGAGCCCCTTCGCCTGGCCCGTGAGTGACCTGATGGCGGCGCCGGAGCGTTCCCGGTTATCACTCAAGGACTTGAGCGTGTTCGTCTTTCTTTCGATCTCGATCGTAACGCCATGCCATGCGGATTGGGCCGCTTCATATTCCTTTTTCAATCCGGCCAGCGTTTCTCTCAGGCGGGTCATAGATGTTTCTACGCCGGCCTTTTCCTCTTCGTAGTGCCTCCGCTGCGCATCAAGCTCTTCCCGTGCCCCGGGGCCGGTGTCATCCGGGGATTCGGCGACGGCTTCCAGCGCGGCAAGCCTGTCGGCCGTGTTTTTCCACTGAGCGTCGGCCATGAGGAGGTCCTTTTCGAGGGCCTTCACCCTCCCCTCCTGTGCCTCACGGTCGCTGCGGGCGGAGCGGCATCTCCCATCGCAGGCCTCGAGGATGGGCCTGAGAGCCGCCAGTGCGCGGTCATGGCTTTCTGTGTCGGCCGACAACGTCTGGAGCTCTTTCTCGAGCTTCAGCTTCTCCTTGAACTGTCTCACGTCTATCTTCTTCGAACCCGTTCCACTCAGGATGATGCCCCGGGAATCGACATAGATATCGTCGTTGATGAATATGCCCTGTTCGCCGCCGGCCACCCGTGACAGGGCCTCCTCGATGCCGGTTATCCATGCGATATCGACCTCGACGTCGTCCCCCGCTTTCCTGAAGATCCCCCCGGGTGAGAAGAATATACGGTTGCCTTCCCGCTCCTGCACCGCCGAGGCCACAGATTCGATGGAGTCATTCTTCATGACCTCGTATTCGAGCTCTTCGGAAAAAAATCTTTCCAGGGCTTTGATCTTCCCCTCGTCGACCTTTATCAGGTTGACGAGGCGGTCCTCCGCGCGCGTCGCATCCCGGGAGCCCTCTATGTAACCCCCAAGCTGTTTCAGGAATTCTTCCTTGACACGCTTCTCACCTTTCGTGCTCTCGGCGAGCCCCTTGAGCCTTTCCATCTCGCGCAGCGTGCTTTCTCTCTCCGCCAGCAGGGCCGATTCCCGCACGGAAAGGGACTCCTTCTCCTGAAGCGCATCGCGAAGGGAATCGTGAAGGGCCTTGCGCTTTCCGTCCAGGGATGCGAGGAGTGTCTCAAGTTCTCTGCGCTCGGTCGCCTGACGCTCGATGCGTTTCTGCCTTTCCTGTGCCAGCCTTTCAATTTCGGCGATTCTGTTTCGTGTCTCCGTAAGGGAACTCATGGAAACGAAGAGCTTTGTCCGCGATTCCTCAAGCGTTCTTTCGTGCTCCTCGATGTTTGCCTTGAATCCCTGTGCTACCTGGCGTGTCCTGGCCTCCTTTTCCCTCTCTTCCATGAGTTCGCCCGTCAAGGTTCCGCTTTTCTCCTCAAGGGTGTTTATCTCGTTCTCATGCCGCGCCGTTTCGGCTGTGATAGAGGCTTCCTCTTCGGAAAGTCCTTTCAGGGAGGCTTGAAGACGCTTCACCTCATTGCCCAGGTATTCTATCTCGAGAAGGCGGCTCTCCATGTCCTTCTCCTTGCTTTTCAGGTCGACTTCCAGCTGGCGGATAATGCTGTCGGTGAGGGAGAACTCGCTTTCCTTCGCCTCGAACTCTTCCTTGAGCGTGGACCTGTCGGCTTCCTTTTGCAGGATCTCTTCCTCGAGGTCGACCTGCCGCTCGCGGACCTTCGTCATTCGTTTGCGAAGTTTCGCATAGCCGTCAAGAAGGAGCTGCCTGTCTATCTCGTGGAGCCTGTCGGCAAGTTCCTGATATGCCTTCCATCTTTCCCATTCCTGCTCGGCCTTGGCGAAAGAAGCGGTGACCTCCCGGTAAACGTCCTCTACGCGCTCGAGGTTCGATGTCGTTTCCTCCATGCGGTGGACGGCGTCGCGCTTTTTTTCTTCGAACCTTGTTATGCCGCTTGCTTCTTCGATAACGATGCGCCTCTCGGCGGGCTTCATGTTGATGAGGGCCTCGATGCGCCCCTGTTCGATGATGGCATAGGAATTCGTGCCGAGGCCCGTTCCCAGGAAGGCATCCTGCACGTCTTTGAGCCGGACGATCTTGCCGTTCAGGGAATACTCGTTCGTGCCGTCCCTGTATATCCGTCTCTTGACGATGAATTCCCTGTCGTCCTCGGTGAGATCGAGGGTCACCTCGGCGATGTTCACGGGTCGTTTCCCGTTGCTGCCGTGGAAGATGACATCTCCCATGTCCTTGACCCTGAGGCTTTTCGTGCCTCTTTCACCGAGTACCCATACGATGGCGTCGACTATGTTGCTCTTGCCGCAGCCGTTGGGGCCGACTATGGACGTGATGCCTTCACCGAACTGGAAGACGGTGCGGTTGAGGAATGATTTGAAACCGAAAATTTCGAGTCTGGCCAGTTTCATTAAATCGATTCAATAGCTCGCGATATTCTCTTCTCGACGGTCCCTTTTCCCAGAATAGCGATGACCTCGAATATCCCGGGGCTTACGGTCCTGCCGCAAAGGGCGACTCTGACAGGCTGGATGATTCCGACGGGCTTGGCATTGTATTTCTTTGTCAATCCCTCGATGAGCGCCTTGAGAGCCCCCTCTTCGTCCATGGAGGCGAGACCCTTGAGGCCTTCGACAAAATCGACAAGAATAGGTTTAGTTGCGACGGTGAGGAATTTTGCACGGGCGGCCTCGTCGAAGCAGGGATCGTCGAGGAAGAAGTATTCCGCCATCTGCGCCATTTCCTTCAGGGTCCTTGCGCGCTCGCGAAGGCTGACCACGATCCGGACAAGCCGGTCGTCGCAGGAGGCCTTTATCCCCGCGCTTTCGAGAAACGGCACGAGTCTTAGAGCAATGTCCTCCGCGGGAAGGGTCTTCAGGTAATGGCAGTTGAGCCACGTGAGTTTGTCCATGTCGAAGACGGACGGCGATCTTCCCACGTTGGGAAGATCGAATTTCTCGATCAGTTCCTGTTGCGTGAATATCTCCTGGTCGCCGTATGCCCAACCGAGCCGTGCCAGGTAATTCATAAGCGCCTCGGGTAAAAAGCCGTCGTTGCGATATTCGAGGAGCGACGTGGCGCCGTGTCTCTTGCTCAGGCGCGTCTTGTCTTTTCCGTGGATGAGGGGCGCATGGGCGAACTGGGGGACGGGATATTTCAGCGCCTCGTAGATGAGGATCTGCCGCGGTGTGTTGTTGATGTGGTCGTCGCCGCGGACGATGTGGGTGACGCCCATGAGGGCGTCATCAACGACGACGGTAAAGTTGTATGTTGGTGTCCTGTCGGTGCGAAAGATTATGAGGTCGTCGAGCTCCTCGCATTTAAAGGTGATGGTGCCGCGAATGAGGTCGGTGAAGCTGACCTCCCCGGTCAGGGGACTGCGGAAGCGGACGACAAAGGGTTTGCCTTCATGCGAGGTGTCATCGGCGGGAAGGTCCCGGCAGGTCCCGTCATAATGGGGTTTGCCTCCCTCCTTCAACGCCTTTTTCCTCTTTTCCTCGAGCATCTCGGCAGTGCAATAACATTTGTACGCATGTCCCGTGTCAAGGAGCCTGAACGCATGTTCCCGGTAGATGTCCATCCGGTCCATCTGGTAGTAAGGGCCTTCGTCCCAGTGAATGCCGAGCCATGAAAGGCCGCCGAGGATGTCCTTCACGTATTCATCTTTCGAGCGCTCGACGTCCGTGTCCTCTATCCTCAGAACAAAGACGCCCCCGTGATGTTTCGCGTAGAGATAATTGAAAAGGGCGGTCCTGGCGCCGCCTATGTGGAGGTTCCCCGTTGGACTCGGCGCGAACCTTGACTTGACCATTATGATGTCCTCCAGATAAAGATTGTAGTGATTATAAAGGAAAAGTCCGCCGGCATCAATCCATTTTTCAAAAGGCGTCTGCGCATATCTCCCCCCGAACCCCCGAAAAAAATCACCATTTGTTCTGCGGTGGTATATAATTATCCAAGTGGAAAGTATATTTTCAAGTGAATTGATCACGGCAAGTGAAAACGGTGACCTGGAGAGCGTCGTCCAGTTCATCAGCAAGGGTGCTGACGTCGACAGTGTAGACCATAACGGAAATACTCCCCTCATGTATGCAGCGATGCACGGGTTCACGGACACGGCACGTTTCCTGGTAGATAATGGTGCGGATGTCAATGCGAGGAATGCAATGGGTGTCACCCCCCTTATCTATGCCTGCAGGAACAACCAGGTCGGCGTGCTGAGGTTTCTCGTCTCCCGGGCCGCCGATGTCAATGTTCTCGACAAAGATGGCGGCACGGCCCTTACCTTCGCAAGCAAGAGCGGCCACCTGGAGATCGTCAGGCTCCTCGTTGAGCACGGCGCGGACCTCAATGCCCGCGACCGTGAAGGTGATACGCCTCTCATGTGCGCCATCAACAACAAGTTTGCCGGCATAATCAACTTCCTCATCAGTCGGGGAGGCGATCTGACCGCTATGAACACACACGACAAGACCGCTCTCGATCTCGCCAGCGAAAAAGGGCTCCCGAGGGTCGTCAACGACATAAAGTTCAAACTCCTGGAAAGGCAAAAACAGGTATCCTGAACCCCCCGGGTTTTTCCCCGATAAGCAGGGGTCAAGCCTTGAATTCTTTACGGATTATCGCATAATAACAATTACTTATTTAATTTTTCTCAACATTATGCTACAATATGGCAACCTAGCCGAAAAACGCTGAAAATATCGGAGGCGTAATGTTTGATGTAGGAGAAGTTGCAGTATATCCAGGGCATGGTGTCGGTCGGATCGAGTCCATCGAAGAAAAAGAATTCTCAGGTACCAAACAATCATTTTACATAATCCGTATCCTTGATACGGACATGACCATCATGATACCCATAGATGGTGCAAAAAATGCCGGCTTGAGAAACGTTATCGATGTTTGCGATGTATGCAAGGTCTACGACATCCTTAAGGACAAGAACATCGTTCACGATAACTCACCCTGGAACAGGCGCTACAAGGAATACATGGAAAGGATCAAGAGCGGCTCCATTTATGAAGTGGCGACCGTCCTGAAAGAGCTCTACAATCTGCGATACTGGAAAGAGCTGTCCTTCGGCGAAAAAAAGATGTTCGAAATGGCGCGGAATCTCATTACCAAGGAGCTTTCCATGTCGTTGGGCACCGAGGAACCGATAGTGGAACAGGAGATCGAGGAGATCTTCCTCGCCAACAACGGTAATCAAAAGGGAAGTACCGCTAATCACCATAAGGGCTGATTACTTGGATATATTTATTCAGATAATCCTGCTTACCGTTACAACCCTTACCGGATATTTCATACTCAAAGAGCTTCTTTCCAGCGGCGTCTGGGGCCTTGTCGGGGCGACATGCGGCCTGATCCTGGGCTATGCTATTCTGAAGATCGAACTGAAGCTTCGGGACATATCTCTGAAGATCATAATTGGAAGCCTCACCGGGGTCGTGGTGAGCCTTTTCGTAGCCAACCTTTTCGTATCCCGCCTCCTCCTCGCTTTCATCAAGGACATCCCCATCACGCTTCCCATTTACGTTCTTTTCTACTTTGTCATGGGCTACCTCGGCTTTGTTCTCGGGAAGGAAAAGAGCAAGACGCTCGACCTTTCCAAGGTACCCCTCTTCGACCGTCTGGAGGAGGACAAGGACGTCAAGCTCCTCGATACCAGCACGATCATAGACGGGCGGATAGCGGACATATGCGAGACGGGTTTCATACAGGGGACCTTTGTCATCCCCCAGTTCGTCCTCTACGAGATACAGCACGTCGCCGACCATCAGGACCCGGTGAAAAGGACCCGCGGCCGCAGGGGCCTTGATGTCCTTCACAGATTACAGAAGCAGACCTTCCTGAACGTCAGGATCGTGGACTACGATTTCCCCAAGTTGAAGGATGTGGACACGAAACTCATCGCGCTGGCGAAAAGACTGGGAGGGAAGATCGTAACCAACGATTATAACCTCAACAAGGTCGCGGAGCTGCAAGGTATCGAGGTCCTCAACGTGAACCAGCTTGCCATGTCTCTTCGGCCTGCAATGCTTCCCGGCGAACAGATAAACATAAAGGTGCTTCGGGAAGGCAAGGAACACGGCCAGGGGATCGGATACCTCGACGACGGGACCATGGTGGTTGTCGACGATGCCAGGAAATATCTCGGCAAGGCTGTCGATGTCGTGGTGACAAGTGTCCTGCAGACTACCTCGGGGCGCATGATCTTCTCGAGGCTCAAGGAACAGGCCGGGAAGGAGTACATCTTCCCCGACGAATATCAATTAGAAGAACAGGCGTGATAATAACATGAGAACAATAGCGATCATTCTTGCCGGCGGCGCAGGAAAAAGAATGGGCACCGCCACGAACAAGCAATTCCTGCTCATAGAGAACAAACCCATCATTGTTCACACACTGCAGATCTTCGAAGATTGCAGAACTGTGGACGATATCTATCTCGTCGTCAACCAGAAGGACCTCCCGCTTATCCAGGAGGAGATACTGGAGACGTACAGGTTCAACAAGGTCATGAAGCTCGTTGTCGGCGGCAAGCTGAGGCAGGATTCCGTAAGGAACGGGCTGGAGGCCATCGAGCATCCCTGCGATATCGTTGTCATACACGATGGGGCGCGGCCTTTCGTCTCGCCCGCCTTCATCGAAAAAGGCATCTTCCTCATGGAGATGTACGATGCGGTTATACCGGCGCTGCCGATGAAAGACACGGTAAAGGTCATTTCCAAGGAAGGCTTCGTGGTCAAGACCCTTGAGCGCGACTCTCTGTGGCATGTGCAAACTCCCCAGACGTTCAAGTATCCTCTCATCATGAAGGCCTACCGGGAGGGTATGGCGAAAAAATACTACGGTTATGACGACGCAACGTTCATTGAGCATCTGGGCAAAAAGGTGAAGGTCATAGAGGGTTCTCCCTACAACATGAAGATCACCACGCCCGAGGACCTGACCATCGCGAGAGGTCTGCTTTCTGAGCTCAAAGGGAGCCTATGAGGGTAGGGATAGGGTTCGATGTCCACCGGCTGACGACAGGCAGGAAGCTTGTCCTGGGAGGCATCGAGATTCCCTTCCAGAAAGGTCTCCTCGGTCACTCCGACGGCGATGTTCTCCTCCATGCCATCAGTGATGCGATACTGGGGGCCGTTTCGGAGGACGATATCGGCGTTCATTTCCCTGACAGCGACAAGAACACGGAAGGCATCGACAGCGCCGTGATACTCTCCCGGGTTTCCGCGATAGCCCGCGAGAGGGGCTATCGGGTCGTCAATGTCGATAGTGTCATTGTGGCCCAGATGCCCAAGATAGCGCCATACCGGGAGGCGATGAAGGAGAGGATCGCACAGGTCCTGTCCATCGACGCCGGGATGGTCGGCTTAAAGGGTAAAACAACGGAAGGCCTGGGGTTTACCGGCCGGGGCGAAGGGATCGCCGCACACGCCGTTGTTCTGCTGGAAAGAATTTAAGGCCAGTTATGTGTACCGAATCTCCAGGATCTATGAGGCGAAGATGGTCAAGGTAAGGTTCGCCCCGAGCCCGACAGGGCATCTCCACGTGGGGAATGCAAAGACGGCCCTCTTCAACTGGCTCTTTGCCAGGAAGAACGGAGGGTCTTTCGTTCTGCGGATGGAAGACACCGACATCGAGCGCTCCGATGTCCTCTACGAGCGATCCATTATGGACGATCTGCGCTGGCTCGGGATCACCTGGGACGAGGGCCCGTTGCGTCAGTCCGACCGCCTTGATATCTACAGGTCACACGCCATGGGCCTCCTCGACAAGGGTTTTGCCTACAGGTGTTTTTGTGCCGAGGAAGAACTGGCCGCTGAGAGGCAAAGATCGCTTTCGCGGGGTGAGCCCCCCAGGTACGGTGGAAAATGCCGGGACCTCGCCAATGACGAGGCCGTAAGGCTCGAAGGAGAAGGACGGCCCTTCACCATTCGCTTTCGTTCCGATAACAAGCCCATCACATTCCGTGACGGGATACGGGGAGGACTCTCTTTCCCGAGGGGCCATGTGGACGACCTTATTATCCTGAGAAGGGACGGTACGCCGACATATAACCTTGCCGTCGTCGTCGACGACATGCTGATGGGGATCACCCACGTCATACGCGGCGGCGATCATATCTCCAATACACCGAAGCAGATTGCCCTGTTCAATGCGCTGGGAGGCGAGCCTCCCCAGTACGCACATCACTCCCTTCTCATCGGCACCGATCACAAACCTCTCAGCAAGAGACACGGCACCACGCGCGTCGTCGACTTCCGTTCCCTGGGAATGGTCAGCGACGCCCTCGTGAATTACCTGTGCACGATGGGTCGAAGCGCCGCCGTGGAGATAATGGACAGAAACGAACTGGTCCGGACCTTTTCTCTTGACTCCATCTCCGGTTCGGACAATATTTTCGATATGGAGAAACTTCTCTGGTTCAACAGGGAATATATGAAACACATGCCGCTGGCCGATCTCATCGACAGGACGGGGATGGAGGTTTCCGATGCCGCGAAGGTGTCCGCCGTCCGTGAGAATGCCTCCACGCTGAACGATCTTAAGGAATACATGGAGATGTTCGACAGGGCGGAATTGAAGGAAAGCTCCCTTCGCTATCTGATGAAGATGAACGCGGCCGAGGAGATGGGCAATACCATGCGGTCCCTCCTCGCGGGTAAGGATGGGCTTACCTTCGACGACCTCACCGGGAGCTTAACCCAGCCCCCGGACCTCAGGAAAAGGGATTTCTTCATGATCCTCAGGGCCTTCATTACGGGAAGGTCCGACGGCCCGCCCCTTAAGGAAATTTTCCCTCTCGTCCCTCCCCGGGTCATCACAGGCCGTATCGATGCCTATCTCAGTCTTAAGCGTGAAGGATAACACCCCCATGGATACCGATGACAGGCACGGTGTGAAGAAAAAGGCGGCAGAGTTCTACGCCTTCGTAAAGTCTGTTTTCCGCAGCCTTTCGTTGCGGACACAGCTCCTGCTCATCCTTCTGTTCCTCCTTCTCATATCCATCGGTTCGCTGACCATCATCTACACGAGGGCCGAAGAGGCGCTTCTCGACAAGGTCGGCGAGAATATCGACGATATCACGAGGGCCATCCAGATAAGCGTCGAGGAACTGACCTACCGCGGGGATTCCACGGCCCGCCTCAAGAGCTATGTGGATATGCTCAACAAGAAGGGTATCAAGGAGATCTCCATCGTCAGCGACACCTCGGAGGTCATCGCCAGCTCCGACCCCAGGAAGATCGGCACCACCCAGAAAATGACGGAGAAGAAGCCCGCCGCCCGGAAAAAGGACCTCATGATCACCGCGCGCCTTGGTGACGAACACAGAAGCGAGACCCAGAGGCTCTACAACATCATCATGCCCGTTGCCATCAAGGGCCAGAACATCGGGTACATCCATATCAACATGGCCCTCGACGACTACCGCCTTTTGCAGAACCGAAATCAGATCAAGAGGATCCTGAGCATGATCTTCGCCTTTACCATCGGCATCATTGTGTGTCTTGTCATCGCCGAGAAATACACGGAGCCGATAAAAAGGATAGCCATGGCGAGCAGGAAGATAGCCATGGGGGAGCTTGTAAAGATCAAGGCGATGGACAGGAAGGATGAGATCGGCACCCTGGTGAGCAGCTTCAACGAGATGGTTGACAAGCTTGACGAGCAGAAGGAACTGGAAGAAAAACTCAAGAAATCGGAGCAGCTGTCGCTCATCGGGCAGCTTTCCTCGGGGATCGCCCACGAAATAAGGAACCCCCTCAATTTCCTTACGCTCTCCATCGGGCACATCAAGGAGAGGGTACGGGAGGAGCCCATCTCCGGCAAAGAGGAACTCGTCGAACTTCTCGACAGTCTTCTCAAGGAGATATACCGGGTAAACGAGCTTATCCATAATTTTCTTTTCCTTGGGAAATCGATCACGCTCCACAAAGAGAATGTGGCCCCCGCGGGCCTTGTCAACGAGGCCCTCGTCGTGGTGAAAGACAAGATGCGAAGCGGTGTCG
This genomic interval from Syntrophorhabdaceae bacterium contains the following:
- the gltX gene encoding glutamate--tRNA ligase; this translates as MVKSRFAPSPTGNLHIGGARTALFNYLYAKHHGGVFVLRIEDTDVERSKDEYVKDILGGLSWLGIHWDEGPYYQMDRMDIYREHAFRLLDTGHAYKCYCTAEMLEEKRKKALKEGGKPHYDGTCRDLPADDTSHEGKPFVVRFRSPLTGEVSFTDLIRGTITFKCEELDDLIIFRTDRTPTYNFTVVVDDALMGVTHIVRGDDHINNTPRQILIYEALKYPVPQFAHAPLIHGKDKTRLSKRHGATSLLEYRNDGFLPEALMNYLARLGWAYGDQEIFTQQELIEKFDLPNVGRSPSVFDMDKLTWLNCHYLKTLPAEDIALRLVPFLESAGIKASCDDRLVRIVVSLRERARTLKEMAQMAEYFFLDDPCFDEAARAKFLTVATKPILVDFVEGLKGLASMDEEGALKALIEGLTKKYNAKPVGIIQPVRVALCGRTVSPGIFEVIAILGKGTVEKRISRAIESI
- the smc gene encoding chromosome segregation protein SMC, which codes for MKLARLEIFGFKSFLNRTVFQFGEGITSIVGPNGCGKSNIVDAIVWVLGERGTKSLRVKDMGDVIFHGSNGKRPVNIAEVTLDLTEDDREFIVKRRIYRDGTNEYSLNGKIVRLKDVQDAFLGTGLGTNSYAIIEQGRIEALINMKPAERRIVIEEASGITRFEEKKRDAVHRMEETTSNLERVEDVYREVTASFAKAEQEWERWKAYQELADRLHEIDRQLLLDGYAKLRKRMTKVRERQVDLEEEILQKEADRSTLKEEFEAKESEFSLTDSIIRQLEVDLKSKEKDMESRLLEIEYLGNEVKRLQASLKGLSEEEASITAETARHENEINTLEEKSGTLTGELMEEREKEARTRQVAQGFKANIEEHERTLEESRTKLFVSMSSLTETRNRIAEIERLAQERQKRIERQATERRELETLLASLDGKRKALHDSLRDALQEKESLSVRESALLAERESTLREMERLKGLAESTKGEKRVKEEFLKQLGGYIEGSRDATRAEDRLVNLIKVDEGKIKALERFFSEELEYEVMKNDSIESVASAVQEREGNRIFFSPGGIFRKAGDDVEVDIAWITGIEEALSRVAGGEQGIFINDDIYVDSRGIILSGTGSKKIDVRQFKEKLKLEKELQTLSADTESHDRALAALRPILEACDGRCRSARSDREAQEGRVKALEKDLLMADAQWKNTADRLAALEAVAESPDDTGPGAREELDAQRRHYEEEKAGVETSMTRLRETLAGLKKEYEAAQSAWHGVTIEIERKTNTLKSLSDNRERSGAAIRSLTGQAKGLKERFAAIEHDIEGRTQKTKYLERSYDELRSELQKHVARYEELKTMLGTLHAQKQTLQESIDAAAKEMERVRARKENAEKDLAVLEEKRLTIIEHLRDTYNIGEPDEISVQLPANIEEERESLTERIAGMGEINFRAEKEYLELRERISFLDKQKEDLIAAMESLKKTITKIDQFTRELFTETFDKVNTAFIRFTDLLFKGGKGYLAINAEQAGVDLFVQPPGKKVTRMELLSGGEKALISLAFLLALMDTKPSPFALMDEIDAPLDDANLAGLLDIIRGMSLKSQIIFITHNRITMEYSDMIYGITMEEQGISKTVSVRL
- a CDS encoding CarD family transcriptional regulator — encoded protein: MFDVGEVAVYPGHGVGRIESIEEKEFSGTKQSFYIIRILDTDMTIMIPIDGAKNAGLRNVIDVCDVCKVYDILKDKNIVHDNSPWNRRYKEYMERIKSGSIYEVATVLKELYNLRYWKELSFGEKKMFEMARNLITKELSMSLGTEEPIVEQEIEEIFLANNGNQKGSTANHHKG
- a CDS encoding ATP-binding protein yields the protein MPISVLSVKDNTPMDTDDRHGVKKKAAEFYAFVKSVFRSLSLRTQLLLILLFLLLISIGSLTIIYTRAEEALLDKVGENIDDITRAIQISVEELTYRGDSTARLKSYVDMLNKKGIKEISIVSDTSEVIASSDPRKIGTTQKMTEKKPAARKKDLMITARLGDEHRSETQRLYNIIMPVAIKGQNIGYIHINMALDDYRLLQNRNQIKRILSMIFAFTIGIIVCLVIAEKYTEPIKRIAMASRKIAMGELVKIKAMDRKDEIGTLVSSFNEMVDKLDEQKELEEKLKKSEQLSLIGQLSSGIAHEIRNPLNFLTLSIGHIKERVREEPISGKEELVELLDSLLKEIYRVNELIHNFLFLGKSITLHKENVAPAGLVNEALVVVKDKMRSGVDINLTCHEGSDVFYCDREYMRLCVINLVINAVQAIEGSGVVRIECGGEKGLTYLSVSDDGEGIAKDELDKVFEPYYSTKKLGIGLGLAITKRFVEEHGGTISAASEIGKGTTMTIRLPRHEE
- the ispD gene encoding 2-C-methyl-D-erythritol 4-phosphate cytidylyltransferase, which translates into the protein MRTIAIILAGGAGKRMGTATNKQFLLIENKPIIVHTLQIFEDCRTVDDIYLVVNQKDLPLIQEEILETYRFNKVMKLVVGGKLRQDSVRNGLEAIEHPCDIVVIHDGARPFVSPAFIEKGIFLMEMYDAVIPALPMKDTVKVISKEGFVVKTLERDSLWHVQTPQTFKYPLIMKAYREGMAKKYYGYDDATFIEHLGKKVKVIEGSPYNMKITTPEDLTIARGLLSELKGSL
- the ispF gene encoding 2-C-methyl-D-erythritol 2,4-cyclodiphosphate synthase: MRVGIGFDVHRLTTGRKLVLGGIEIPFQKGLLGHSDGDVLLHAISDAILGAVSEDDIGVHFPDSDKNTEGIDSAVILSRVSAIARERGYRVVNVDSVIVAQMPKIAPYREAMKERIAQVLSIDAGMVGLKGKTTEGLGFTGRGEGIAAHAVVLLERI
- a CDS encoding ankyrin repeat domain-containing protein, with the protein product MESIFSSELITASENGDLESVVQFISKGADVDSVDHNGNTPLMYAAMHGFTDTARFLVDNGADVNARNAMGVTPLIYACRNNQVGVLRFLVSRAADVNVLDKDGGTALTFASKSGHLEIVRLLVEHGADLNARDREGDTPLMCAINNKFAGIINFLISRGGDLTAMNTHDKTALDLASEKGLPRVVNDIKFKLLERQKQVS
- the gltX gene encoding glutamate--tRNA ligase: MVKVRFAPSPTGHLHVGNAKTALFNWLFARKNGGSFVLRMEDTDIERSDVLYERSIMDDLRWLGITWDEGPLRQSDRLDIYRSHAMGLLDKGFAYRCFCAEEELAAERQRSLSRGEPPRYGGKCRDLANDEAVRLEGEGRPFTIRFRSDNKPITFRDGIRGGLSFPRGHVDDLIILRRDGTPTYNLAVVVDDMLMGITHVIRGGDHISNTPKQIALFNALGGEPPQYAHHSLLIGTDHKPLSKRHGTTRVVDFRSLGMVSDALVNYLCTMGRSAAVEIMDRNELVRTFSLDSISGSDNIFDMEKLLWFNREYMKHMPLADLIDRTGMEVSDAAKVSAVRENASTLNDLKEYMEMFDRAELKESSLRYLMKMNAAEEMGNTMRSLLAGKDGLTFDDLTGSLTQPPDLRKRDFFMILRAFITGRSDGPPLKEIFPLVPPRVITGRIDAYLSLKREG
- a CDS encoding TRAM domain-containing protein, which translates into the protein MDIFIQIILLTVTTLTGYFILKELLSSGVWGLVGATCGLILGYAILKIELKLRDISLKIIIGSLTGVVVSLFVANLFVSRLLLAFIKDIPITLPIYVLFYFVMGYLGFVLGKEKSKTLDLSKVPLFDRLEEDKDVKLLDTSTIIDGRIADICETGFIQGTFVIPQFVLYEIQHVADHQDPVKRTRGRRGLDVLHRLQKQTFLNVRIVDYDFPKLKDVDTKLIALAKRLGGKIVTNDYNLNKVAELQGIEVLNVNQLAMSLRPAMLPGEQINIKVLREGKEHGQGIGYLDDGTMVVVDDARKYLGKAVDVVVTSVLQTTSGRMIFSRLKEQAGKEYIFPDEYQLEEQA